CAAGGTCGTTGATCGACAAGTGCGTGACGCGAGGCGCGGATGAGCTGGAAAGACAATCTCCTACCGGCGAGCTTTCGCTCGATAGCTATCGACGTGGTTGGCACGGAGCTGGACGTGAGTCGCTCGCTCGCCTTGCATGGCGTGCCATACCGTGACGGCGAATCCGTCGAGGATCTCGGCCGGGATGCCCGGCGCTTCGAAGTCCAAGTGGTGTGCTGGGGAGACAACTACGAAACGACGCTGCAAGAGCTGATCGTTGCGCTGGACTCGTCCGATGATGCCGCCTTTGTGCACCCGGTCTACGGCAACATCACCGTACACGTCGAGCGCTACCGTATTCGGGACGATGCGGAAACCCCGGACCGGGCCGAGATATCACTTACCCTGATTGAGTCTGGCGATGATCCGCAGTTCTTTCAGCGAACGTTCGTCACTACCGCCGATGCCGTGGCTAGCACGCAGCAGCTCAGCGGCCTGGCGTCCGCTATTGCCTCCGGCAAGGCGGTCTTGGGCCAGGTTCGCTCGTATGCTTCGGCGGTACGCGGCGTGCTGGCTCAGGTTGTCGGTATCGTATCCACCGTCCGAAATGCCACGGATGGTGGGTGGACCGGGCTCATGGAAAACGTGATCGGTCAACCTGGGATCACTCTTCAGTTCGCCCAGCTGCGCAGCCAGATACTCGGAACCCTCAGCGGACTTGCCGCACTGGCCGACGGCGTCACACCGACGTTCGACCCTGTCGTGGGCGAAGGATCGAAACGCGTCCTGCCGGAGGCTCGCGACGATATCGAATTCACCATGCCGACCAGTGCCACCAGGCTGCTGGCCGGCGACGCACTGCCGCAGACCGTGCCAGGGCAGGACAACCTCCCGGCCATGGCCGTTCGCGCGTGGCAGGTCGCCCTCGTGTGCGCTCGCCAAGGCGTCATGCCGACCCTCTATGCCGGTGCCCTGGACACCAATTCAGGCGCGAATGGCGGCGCCGCCAGCGGGACCGCCATTGAGCTGCCGGATGGCCTCCCGGCGGACGCCGTCAACGCTGTGGGCCTCACGTTGGTCGCCTACCTGATTACTGAGCAGGCGATGATCCTTGCTGACGCCGTGTGCAGCGTATTTGATGCCGAGCTCGATAGTCCGAGCCTCTCGCCCAACGATGTGGACGCACTGACCGCCCAGGTGCGCTCGCTCCTACAGTCGGCGATCATCATGCATCGCGAGCTGTTCGACGTGGAAGCGGCGCTGACGGTCATCGAGCCACTCCGGCAGCTCGCCCAGGTTGTCCAGGTGTCTGCTAACGCGGTCATCAATATCAAACCGCCCATCGTGCAGCGCGTGGTTCCATCGATGCAGTGTCTACGTCGCCTGGCGTTCCTCTGGTATGGCGACAACACGCGAGCGAACGAGCTGCTTCGATTGAATCCGAACCTCGTTACGCCTTACAGCATCAGCGCAGGCCAGGTACTGAACGCATATGCCAACTAGCCCGAACATACGGTTGTCGGTCGGCGGTGTCGTTAATGACACCTGGACGGGCTGGTCGGTCGATAGTGACCTGTTGACGCCCGCCGATGGTTTCGAGCTCGAACTTTTTACGCGTAACGGCATCACCTTGCCGGCAACGGTGGTCGAAGGCGCACCCTGCACATTGGATCTGGACGGCGATGCCGTCTTGACCGGCGCACTGGATGAGGTTGAGCAACAGGTGGGGCGCCGTGGCCATGCTGTGCGCATCACCGGTCGTGACAAAGCCGGAACCCTGGTGGACTGCTCCAGTCCGTTTGTTTCGATGCGGGAAGCCACC
This window of the Luteibacter aegosomatis genome carries:
- a CDS encoding DNA circularization protein, whose protein sequence is MSWKDNLLPASFRSIAIDVVGTELDVSRSLALHGVPYRDGESVEDLGRDARRFEVQVVCWGDNYETTLQELIVALDSSDDAAFVHPVYGNITVHVERYRIRDDAETPDRAEISLTLIESGDDPQFFQRTFVTTADAVASTQQLSGLASAIASGKAVLGQVRSYASAVRGVLAQVVGIVSTVRNATDGGWTGLMENVIGQPGITLQFAQLRSQILGTLSGLAALADGVTPTFDPVVGEGSKRVLPEARDDIEFTMPTSATRLLAGDALPQTVPGQDNLPAMAVRAWQVALVCARQGVMPTLYAGALDTNSGANGGAASGTAIELPDGLPADAVNAVGLTLVAYLITEQAMILADAVCSVFDAELDSPSLSPNDVDALTAQVRSLLQSAIIMHRELFDVEAALTVIEPLRQLAQVVQVSANAVINIKPPIVQRVVPSMQCLRRLAFLWYGDNTRANELLRLNPNLVTPYSISAGQVLNAYAN